Below is a genomic region from Helianthus annuus cultivar XRQ/B chromosome 2, HanXRQr2.0-SUNRISE, whole genome shotgun sequence.
aacctaaacccacgAATTTCGTGTTAAGTTCGTGGTGTTTtcggtcgtgtcagaaattcacacccctagttAACACGGTCATTAGAAACGCCAAAACAAGAAAGATACATTAAAACATTTCTCATAATGGGAGCAACTTTAAAATCAGAACTTTGTAAACCAAATTTAAAATAATGAGAAAAGTACAAGAAAATCTTAACGGAGTCAAAACTACCCTGTGGATGCCTCTCAGCGCAACTCATTATCTATCCACAGCATGCAGATTTCTCACCAGCTTGTGAACCTCCAGCTGACTGGTCTGGTTGGTTAATCTTAATAGTCTGAGGCTGCAAATATGAAATATTAAAATGGTTAAAACAGAACCAGGTTTCGAAATAACCCCGAGCTAAAGGTGGCAAGATCCTAGGTTGGGCGGGTGCATAACGATTCAAAATTAATCCAGGTTGAATCAGTCCATTTTGTATGAGGGTTGAAATATACCGAGTATTATGTTAATTATGGTTAGAAAAACAATAGAGTAAAATTCCATTTTCGTTCCtcaggtttggccagttttgcgactttcgtccaaatgtttgtttttccgcatctggatccaaaaggtttgaattcttgccattttcatctggttcgttaactccatccatttttctccttTAAGTCAGGGGTGTTTCCGTccttttgttaacttaaagggcaattcggtctttttcactttatgtaaaaagaccgaatatcCCTGAAaaggaccgaattgccctttaagttaacaaaaaagacgaaaatacccatgacttaacggagaaaaatggatggagttaacgagcaggatgaaaatgacaagattttaaaccttttggatccatgtgcggaaaaacaaaccttttgacgaaagtcgcaaaacggGCCAAACCTCTGGgatgaaaatgacattttactccaTTATTACTATTATTTAATAATCTAAATCATCTGAATTAAACGATTTAGAAGGTTGCATGCAATAAATGACGTATGGCTGTTTTCAACCCGTTTGACCAATTCGACCGGCTCCCTGTGTAGCTAATTATCAGGTTTACATATAGATCATATTTTTTCAGTGATTGATAATAATACAAAGAAAATGGCATATGAACATACCTCAGCAGCCTTTGTGTCAGTTTCAGAAAGTCTTTGTTTTATATCCCGACCTATCGAGAAGAAGACCTCTTCCACATTCATATTTGTTTTCGCACTCTGTTTGAATGTTAAGGTAAGTAGCAATATACGCATGTAATGACAATGTTTGACTAGTGATAGAAGTTTGACTTACAGTTTCAAAGAATTTGATTCCATATTCATCAGCAAGTGCCTGACCCTTTGACGTAGGAACGGCCTACACGATTTAGATTTTGCCAAGTCAGCAGGGGTGCATAAACGTATCAtattaaaaaatgagtaaaatgccattttcgtccctgaggtttggtcacttttgcgaTTTTCgtacaaaggtttgttttttggcatctagatccaaaatgtttgaaatcttgccattttcatccgactcgttaactccatccattttcctcagttaaatgaggggcatttccgtatttttagatattttttattaaaataaaaacacTATAAGAAATAAAGATCCACTTTTGTTGATTTAATCACCTCCCAAACCCTTTAACATCACAAAAAATGTCTAGAAAGACGGAAATGCCCCTCATTTAACGGAGATATCCACTTTTGTTGATTTAATCACCTCCCAAACCCTTTAACATCacaaaaaatgtctaaaaagacggaaatgcccctcatttaacggagggaaatggatggagttaacgagttggatgaaaatggcaagatttcaaacattATGGATCCATatgcgaaaaaacaaacatttggacgaaagtcgcaaaagtagccaaacctcagggacgaaaatgacattttactcctATTAAAAAACAGAGAAAATGCAGACCCGTTTGCTCTCGTCCATGTCAGCCTTGTTCCCGACCAGAATCTTGTTTACATTATCAGACGCATGTTGTTCTATGTTACGAATCCAATTCCTTATGTCTAACAATATAGATCATAATATCAAGATCAGTCGAAAAAATGGTAAAGAATATAAACTAAAAATCAATGATTGACCCGAAAGGAAAGTAGCGTTCTAAAAATAGATGTAATATTTCTTTTAGCCGATAACGGAGAAACGATTATGAAAAATAATCAACTACAGAGGTATAAGCAATTACTGTTGAAGGATGATTCATCGGTTACATCATACACCAGCAGAATACCCATGGCGCCACGATAATATGCTGCACAACATCAAGATTGGTAATAAAACAGGTGATTCAAATGGATACGATCATACGAATCATAATTCCACATAGATAATATACCAGTGGTGATTGTCCTGAATCGCTCTTGACCAGCAGTGTCCCAGATTTGCAGTTTGATTCGTTTTCCGTCAAGCTCAATGGTCCTTATCTTAAAGTCAATTCTACATACGTGAAGACCAAAGTATTAATCATCCGGAGACAAATTATAGACAAGGTTATGTACGATAAGGAAGATAACTGAAAGTGTAAACATACGAAccctatggttgtaatgaaactAGTGGTGAAGGAACCATCTGAGAAACGTAAAAGAAGACAACTCTTACCAACACCTGCAATCATAAACGTCTGAGTGACCAGAATACTGTAATCTAAAGGGTAAACAGAAGAATATAAGATCTGATCATCTACATTAGCAGCACTACGCAACGAAAAAAACTGTCTCCATTTTAAGTTCTGGGCCGAAAGCATTCGGTTATCACTTATCACATTAAGCCACTTTAACTGTAAGAAGATATATGGAGAGAGTCCCATGAATGCAATTCTAAACAACATTACTTGAAACCAGGAATGTTTTCATAATCGAACCAGTCATCGAAGCGGCCACCTTACACATCCACTGGTTAGACCGGTTTCAAAACCGGATAATGTCATAAATAATTTAAAAGTTAAACGTATACATACATAGCTAATTCAAGACAAGATATGGAACTAAATGTCTTTTTTGTGTAGATTTGCTCTGTTGGAATAAACGAAATACATAGACCGAACTCCGAAGTAGTAATTGAATCCATAAATaagattttggaaaaaaaaaaaaagttaaaaattttgaAATCTAGTCTCCCCAACCCGTCTTATACCGGTTCAACCAGTCCGACCGATAACCGACCAGTTCAAATAGAGTCGGTTCAAATGGGCTCAACCGGACCGGTCCAGTGCGTCCAGTCCCAAAACAGTGTAAACCAATCAtaccttcatcatcatcatactcagtaaatcccaccaatagcaaagctaaggtagggtctgaggagggtaatatgtagacagtcttacctctacccgTAGGAACAGAGAGGCTGCTTCGAGCCTTCGAGTGAGACCCGAGCTCGATAGTAGTCTTGCATCAAGCCTTGAACAtaagacaaaggccgattagtgtatgtaaccccttgtctttcggctatcaacgccaccacaagATGCATGATGAACCGTCCACcacttttaacattattttcacgaaaatactaaaataacgttaaaattagtgcaatttcacttttgcccccgagggcccacacatatatacattatatgcgcgcACCTCAACCGGGGCGTAAACCAATCATACCTAGACACATATAAAAATTCCTTGACCACCATCAAAATTTACAGACTTCCTTCCATCTTTGCTTTAAAATAATATGATATTAACAGAATTAGATATATTAATCCCTAAattaaccctaatcacaaaaaACAGCACCAAATCACAATCAAAACTTGACAGATCTCTCTAAATCAAACCGCACAAACAGAGTtattcatatatatacacacaataataaaaacattattacAACATACCACTGTCACCGATTAACAGGAGCTTGATGAGGTAATCATAATCCGCTCGAGCCCTAGCAGGTGGAGCAGCCATATCTAACAATTATTAATCAAATTGTGCGATAAGAAACCCTAGGAGAGCTGCTGCTTCTTCTTCTGAGTGTACAAAATTGGGGGGAAATTAGAAACGCAATTGATAATTATCataattaaaagaaatttatatatacgtatatgtatgtgtatgtatataaagATCTACCAGATCAGAGAGAACAGAGAAAGAGAGAGATCTGAACATCAGCAATCAGCACCGGTCGGCCGTTGAGTCAGTgtcattttgtttttattttatttgcgTTTGTTTGTCAAAAGTATGAGGGTAGAAAGTGTAATGTTTTTGATGAATTAATTTTTTAGTTAAATTTCATTTTAGTCCATGTAGTTTAGTTTGGgttattttgccagtttagtctaaaggtttaaACATTattattttagtccaaatagtttcaaacaTTGCCATTAAagtccactgagttaacttcattcatttttctGTTAATGATgagggcaattcagtcattttatatgtaattctgttaactgaAAGGGCAATTCggacatataaaatgaccaaattgccctacTCTTTAACAGAAAAACGGATAAAGTTAACCTAgttgactaaaatgacaacgtttgaAATTAtctggactaaaatggcaacatttCAAATATTTGGGCTAAACTGCCAAAATAATCAAACCAcatgaactaaaatggcaattagctcattaattttttttttatcataatgTAAAGTTATTTAGCTTTTAAACATAGTGGTTATATGAATGTAAGCTACGCGTGGTCTACAAGTCTATCATATATTCATCTCGAGTGGACACGTTAATCTAATTTGAAATctgaaaataatatatatgaactTACAATATGAGTATTGTGTGACCAATGTAAAACAACCAAAACTTATTTATCCGAAAAGATGATCTATAGATATCGAGTGAAGGAGGTGAGTTGTTACGAACCTAATTGTTAACCAATTGATCTAAAGAAAATAGATCGAAACTTGAAAGAAAATTAGAAAGAAACCAAGACTTAATTCATATTTCATTCCTAACTCTTCTAGTAAACTAACCATCTACATATATAGCAAAACAGAGAGGACATGACCTAAACTACCCACTACTACAAAACGTGTAGGAGTTGGAAGTGAAAGACTCAACTGAAAGTAATAAACTAAACCACACATGACCAATTAATTAACTAGAATGACCATGCATCACGTTCCATTCCATGCACATGCCGGCTACATAACAATCTCTCCCCCTCGAAACATCCTTGTCCTCAAGGATGAACCTGGATGGAACTTGTTGCGCCATGGAGGCCGCCATTCGACGCGTCCAACAACATTCAGAGATGTCGAAACGGAATACCACGGTGGGCGCCACTCATGCCTCCCGACTGCACCTATGAATGGTGTCATTTTCATTTTTGTCATCGTTGAAATCACAACTGTCTTAAACATGGTTGCAACTGTGACCGGAGTAGCAACCTTGATTGTGGCTCTTCGTCTTATCGGCACTGGGGATGGTGGTGGGTTGAGTGATGGTGTCGATGGTGATGCTATGGTGGTGGTAATGGTGGTCGGAACCAGAGTTTTAGTGGCAGAAACGGGTGGTTGTTGTGGTACTTTTGGTGGTGAGGCATGTGGTATTGCGGCAGAAACCGGTGGTGGCACGAGAGCGGTAACTGGTGGTGTTGTTATTGCAGAAGCGGGTGATGGTGGTTCGTGAGCGGAAGTTGGCGGTGGTATTTTAAGAATATCAATCATCCTTTGAAGACTTAACTGGATTTGATCCAACAACTCTTCTGCATATGATCTCTTTGAAGTCTCTCACACTGAAACAAAGAACATGATATTGAAGAAGATCCCCAACAGGTTACAAAAAGCAGAGACAAGCAAAAGAAAATGTGGGGTGATTCGGTACTACAAGCTGATCTTGAGATGTAAACTTTACCTGCGTAAGGATACTTGTGAGCTGTGAAAAAGTGAGAGAAAGATAGACTGAGATAATGGAGATCTTATTCAAAATTGAAGTACAAAAGGAGCGTGACGAGGCTAGAAAGAAGAAAGAAGCTGAAAAACCAGCTGATCGTCATTCACCTGCTCCAAAAGACAAGGATCTTTCATCTGAATCGGAGGTTTGAGAGATTCAATCTCCAACATCATCCACATACAATGTCACAATGGAGGACGCAAGTGAAGCTGATAACAAGTAAACTCCATCACATCACAACATGGGAAAAGACGCAGCAAATTCTGAAACCAGAGTCAAAGAATGAAGACGCTCAAGTACGCAACGGTCTAGGGGGGAATATTGTTAGACCATTTTGAGACCGTCGGTACTTGAGTCGCTTAGGGTCTAAAACGCTAAACAAGAATGAAGAACGATCAAGTACGCAACGGTCTAGGGGGAATATTGTTAGGTCATTTGAGACCGTTGGTACTTGTTTTAGATGGTTCTGGATTGTTCGATTTAAGTTTATTAGGCTTTAGAAAGTCTAGGGGATAAAATTGTAATGTTTTGATAGTTGCAAATCTGACTTGGTGTAATTAAGAtgccagcataattataattatgccCGCAAGTCAGATCCTATATAAACTCATGTAATGCTGCCCTAGCCAAGGTTTTGGCCAGTTTCTTTGGTGAAAACTCTAGTGTTGTGATCTTCTTGTTATTTCTTGTGCTTAATCCGATTTCCAGGAGCTCATTAACGTTTATATCAGTTGGGAATTCATACAACACTTGTTGTTAATCATCAAACCaagatcttcatcttcatcttttgattTTTCTTGACTTTTACATattcaaacacctaatcaataggtgttttggactaaaacaatcaaccactgtgatccgTATTGATATTGGGATCTACATGGTTACATTCGTCTCCCCACGCTTGAAACAACCTAGGATTGCAAGTAAACCCAACGTTCAATGAACAGTTTGTGAACTGTTCTACGtaaagttcgtttgtgttcgttcgtttaataaaggAACAAACATCAACAAAGGTTTGGTTCATTCATTTAAGTTCGTGAATGTTCGGTAAcacatttgtttatgtttatttgtgTTCAACAGTTTATTAGGGATTTTAATTCTTATATCTTTTAAAATACTTCCAAATACCTGCTAATAATATATCTTttgttgtgaaactagcctaatagTAAAAGAACATGAGAGAATAATAGAGAGAAATAGATTGATATTATTGATTGAATGTCTTTTACAAAGGAATACAATGAATATATATAGGAGATGAAGTCTTGGTAAACAAGCCAATCTATTTAAGGAGTTGATAACCACATTATTATATTTagaactgtaacaccccaaaaactcAAATTTATAATTTGATAGGATGCTTTCTTATTTGGGGTGTGAAATGTACTAACTAAGTTATTTAACTTAGTTAAATAAATAAGGATTTAGTATAAATGAGATGATGATGTTGGTTGTAAACAACCAAGGGTTCAAAAGTAGAAGGACCAAAAGTGAAAGGTTAGAAACTTAATAAAAATCTGCATATTTATATGGATGTATGTATATGTGTcgacatatacacacacatatgaaGAAAAAAAGGGGTACTTCCCCAAAAACCCTATAATTGAAGAAATTGTTGGTGGAATTGGAAGCTAATCTCTTGCATGAATGAAGATTCTTCACCATCTAGCCTTAATAAACTTGTGGTAATTGGAAATTATAATTTAATGATCATTGATGAAATAGGTTGTGTTTAATCCGTGAGTTTATGTGAAATTAGTATGATGATGAATTAGAATCATCTCATGAAACATGAATCATGCTAGAATTTCTGATTATTTTGATGTTTTAATGAAAACCCACTTATGGAAGTAAtgttatgaagatgatgatgttgcaTGTGCTAAATCCAGTATAGTTTTGATTTATATGAAAGTGGATATTGTAGATTAGGGCTAAATGAATTTGATTTAGAATGAAAGTTATGTGAGATtagtggaatttgatgatcttgatatgaactagtaagattatgcataaaatacttGTGCATTGTGCTTTATTTgtggtacgcacaccaagtgttgatgaaatgtctaggtgagCTTAATAGATGAAATTGTATGTAAGTAAAAGATGAATATGTGTGGAATGTGGAAATCATGTATTTGATAGTAAAATATCATGTGTCATATGTTCTTGATGAAATCCATGTGAGAATGTAGTCAATGTGAGATTTAGTAGAAGTATGATTTAAGAGCTTGCACTACATGCTTGTATGATGTAATGTACACGTGTGGATTGTTCGATCGTCTTAATTGCGATTTAAGGAGTAGATGGGGAGTGTTTGAGAATCCTAGAAAAGAGTAAATTGGAATGATGTTGGGTTTCAAAGCATGGGTCATGGGGATAGTTGCAGGATTATGAGAATTACTAGTATAGACGAAGTTGAATATGTTTGGTGTGTGTATATAACTAGGCGATCATGTGGTTGAATGCATATTTCATCATGAGTAGGAAATGTATATAATGAGACTATGATTACATGGATGtatgaggttaagtcgaaagttcatatgataaactgttgacttctgaaagtcaactgcGCATAAGAAGCATGGTTAGACTTGTTGTCACAATTGTAAGATTATAGGAAGTCATATGGTACGCGTTATATCaatatgtgttatatgtgatgCCGTGATGAATTATATGAGTTGAAAACATATGATTGTGGGAATATGCCTTATGTTTGTTagaatctaatactaataaagaaATCCttttaatgccacatggcattcttcTCACTTATTTAATTAtaataatgccacatggcatttgtTCCTTCAATATcacaatttttatttatattttttaatttaatataataatatatatcacATAACATTAACTTAATCACtgaaataataaatattttaaaaaatatcgTCAATCTCTTCttctaatattaatattaaatataaatctCTTCATTATGCTATATGAACATATATATTATTGATTACTTGTTTTTGGATACTCAAAATATTTTAGATTTTCGCAATGAATGAATAACAAAATATTATAAATTAGTATTAGCGATAAAAATAGttaatataaattatattattgCAATTCTAAATGGAATATATTTAaacattataaatattaattatataGTTTTTCTTTCTTCTAATATTTATGCGAATAACATTCTCTcctttaatttaataataatattagttaaatataattaatatagTAATTACTTCTATAATAATTCTAATGGGTATCCGATATTATAATTAATAACCATAGTATATTTTTTAAGATGTGTTATGAattatattaatttaataatattattattaatatattatttattatattaatatcTAACATTAttatcattaatatattattatgtgTTGTATTGTATTGTAAACAAATTCAATATTTAAATGATGTAAAGATAATTAGGTTCACAAGTCCTTAATTTTAGTCACTCACGGGTTCGATCAATTCAATCGGAGAACATCTCTGCTTTTGCATTAATGACTCTAATTTTCAGATCTCTTATCAAAGTGCATATCAGGatttcataatttaaaaaaatgttaatCTCAAGCTATCCGTGTTGATCTAAATGGCAATCTATAAACATCACCGCTAATAACAATTTTAATACCAAAGCATAGCGGTTTACCTTTTATATTAACATACCATAAAATATCATACCACTGCTATTATTCTTCAATATTTCAAAAAATCTAAATAATTTCATAACAGAGTCATACTTGCTACGAACGAAGCTGTACAGAAAGTAAATGATCACCTACTTTCATTGCTTCCCGACAAagaaaaagaataactaagttatGTCAATTGGTGTATGTATAAAAATAATTTGCTTGTGTATATTTTGCAGATATTGTAAAGTGACATGATTTCTATCATTTAAATGATGTAAAGATAATTAGGTTCTCATGTCCTTAATTTTGGTCATTCACGGGTTCGATCAATCCAATCGGAGAACATCTCCACTTTTGCATTTATGACTCTAATTTTCAGATCTCTTATCAAAATGCATATCAGGatttcataatttaaaaaaaaaatgttaatcTCAAGCTATCCGTGTTGATCTAAATGGCAATCTATAAACATCACCGCTAATAACAATTTTAACTTTACCAAAGCATAGCATAGCGGTTTACTTTTCTATTAACATACCATAAAATATCATACTACTGCTATTATTCTTCAATATTTCAAAAAATCTAAATAATTTCATAACAGAGTCATAATTGCTATGAACGAAGTAGTACAGAAAGTAAATGATGACCTACTTTCATTGCTTCCCGACAAAGAAAAAGAACAACTAGGTTATGTAAATTGGTGTATGTATAAAAGTAATTCACTTGTGTATATTTGTATAAATTTTGTAAAGTGACATGATTTCTATCTTTAgatctgtgtaatacacgggcTTATAATCTAGTTAACTAATGATGGTCAAATGTTGAATATGAATTTGATATAATCATTAATATATACAATCATGTATACTAACAAGAATGTGATTGCGATcacatgaaagtatagggatcatgtcGAGATGGAATCAAGCACGAAAGGCTAACAGGCCAAGATGAGGAAAGGAAGCGGATACGAACATGGACGCATAAGGTAAGCGATTTCCGAAATCACTTCTTATTATTAAATGAAGTTAAGATGGTAAGTCGTTGGTGGTTATCTATGTTTGGAATTACACAGTATAagtgaacgggtcaaaatgtaGAAAGAAACATAGCGTGATGCGGTAGATGGTTTGATCTTGGGGTTAAGTAGTAAAAGGATATGGGGGCTTGAATTACGGTCACGTTACGTCTTGGAAGCATGAAAAATGTGGAAGAAGGAGGTTCGGATATCTAACGGTTGTCTTGTGAAAATTCAAAAAGGAAGAAGGGTTAGAGTGAAAGAACCCGTCGTAAGCTACGGCAGGTCCGCCGTAGCTTACGACCAAGTAGACAAGGGGAAACAGCAGCAAGCTGTAGTAATCTACGACATGTTCACTCAAGAGTTGAACgttcactcgtcagcaagaatgttcactcaacagaACGTCAGCAAGAATGTccactcaacagttggaacgttcactcggcagcaagaatgttcactcaacagttggaacgttcactcgtcagcaagaatgttcactcaacagttggaacgttcactcgtcagcaagaatgttcactcattagcaagaatgttcactcaacagttggaacgttcactcgtcagcaagaatgttcactcaacagttggaacgttcactcgtcagcaagaatgttcactcaataGTGGAACGTTCACTCAAGGTATGTGTGGGAAAGAAATAAGTTTGGAGATATGTATGTGTATAGATCTACCTACATGTTAGTGGCAGAATCCATAGGTAAGCATGAGGAGAAATGAACATGCACGTAAGTTTGTTCGTATGAGACTTATTTATATGGATGATTGTGACTAGGATATGTTAGTAAAAATTATATGGGAATGTAAGTGGTATGTATGAGCTTGTATGTTGTGTGTGCGTATAAATATACGTATGTGTGTGTACGCACGAAATTGGATTGATTATACACGAAAGAATAGCGCTTGTATACATGTATGCATGGCTACAATACTTTTGAGTATTAACGTTACTAATCAAATGCTttgagaatgaaatgaaatgcAGGTATACTATTGTTGTCCTTGTGAAGATTTAATGATTGGGATGCAAGATTGTACTTGGAATGATAATCGAAAGGATTAGCAAGAGTAGAAAGAATGTGGCA
It encodes:
- the LOC110904411 gene encoding ras-related protein RABE1c — protein: MAAPPARARADYDYLIKLLLIGDSGVGKSCLLLRFSDGSFTTSFITTIGIDFKIRTIELDGKRIKLQIWDTAGQERFRTITTAYYRGAMGILLVYDVTDESSFNNIRNWIRNIEQHASDNVNKILVGNKADMDESKRAVPTSKGQALADEYGIKFFETSAKTNMNVEEVFFSIGRDIKQRLSETDTKAAEPQTIKINQPDQSAGGSQAGEKSACCG